A section of the Streptomyces sp. V3I8 genome encodes:
- a CDS encoding FHA domain-containing protein, with amino-acid sequence MGERSAAPELVLDTGTGSTLMTPDHTYLVGRDPLCDIVIEDARVSWHHAVLRPGPDHWTLEDDSSTNGTYADGRRVHAWDVGPGSVIRFGAPADGPYAVLADRPPPAPERPSAVSVPAATGTFRQPTSVRPLPGRTVRIGRGDDNDLVVDDLSVSRLHAELRALPDGTYEIADLGSHNGTYLNGRPVTRARIDGGDIVGIGHSAFCLVGDQLQEYVDTGEVSLDVQDLVVTVDKGRRTLLDRVSFPVGEKCLLAVVGPSGAGKSTLLNALTGQRPADHGTVLYDGRDLYRDYAELRHRIGLVPQDDILHAQLTVRRALAYAAELRFPQDTAKAERTARVDEVIRELGLEQRANQSIHSLSGGQRKRVSVALELLTKPSLLFLDEPTSGLDPGMDRSVMHMLRDLADDGRTVVVVTHSVLSLDVCDRLLVLAAGGRVAYYGPPGEALAFFGHEEWPEAFEAFERDRDRDWAGDYRASPQHRRYIVDSSAQPRLPRAGGDPGPGAVARPPEPQSRSSQLGTLVRRYAAVLGADRTFLAIMVALPFVMGAMARALAGGALTRETAMNALLILCVGAVLTGAANAVRELVKERVIYRRERAVGLSGSAYLMSKVVVLGTVTVLQAVVLTLVALLGVDLNAPGGEGAVMPPLAEITAAVALLAFTAMMLGLLVSALVRKEEVTMPLLVLLAIVQVVFCGALLKLDGVPGVGQLSWLVPSRWALGAMAGTVGLARLVPGDLTADPLFRHSPGVWLLNMGMLVVLSAVFGWAVARLLRRHEPDVMRK; translated from the coding sequence ATGGGAGAGCGGTCCGCGGCGCCCGAACTCGTCCTCGACACGGGGACGGGCAGCACGCTGATGACCCCCGACCACACCTATCTCGTCGGCCGGGACCCGCTCTGCGACATCGTCATCGAGGACGCCCGGGTCTCCTGGCACCACGCGGTCCTGCGGCCGGGTCCCGACCACTGGACGCTGGAGGACGACAGCAGCACGAACGGCACGTACGCCGACGGCCGCCGCGTCCACGCGTGGGACGTCGGACCCGGCAGCGTCATCCGCTTCGGCGCCCCCGCCGACGGCCCGTACGCCGTTCTCGCCGACCGGCCCCCGCCCGCTCCCGAGCGGCCCTCGGCGGTTTCCGTACCGGCTGCGACCGGCACCTTCCGGCAGCCCACCAGCGTGCGCCCGCTGCCCGGCCGCACCGTGCGCATCGGCCGCGGCGACGACAACGACCTCGTCGTCGACGACCTGAGCGTCTCCCGGCTCCACGCGGAGCTGCGCGCGCTGCCGGACGGGACGTACGAGATCGCCGACCTCGGCAGCCACAACGGCACCTATCTCAACGGCCGGCCCGTCACCCGCGCGCGCATCGACGGCGGCGACATCGTCGGCATCGGCCACTCGGCGTTCTGCCTGGTGGGCGACCAGCTCCAGGAGTACGTCGACACCGGCGAGGTCTCCCTCGACGTGCAGGACCTCGTCGTCACCGTCGACAAGGGCCGCAGGACACTCCTCGACCGCGTCTCCTTTCCGGTCGGCGAGAAGTGCCTGCTGGCCGTCGTCGGACCCAGCGGCGCCGGGAAGTCCACCCTGCTCAACGCCCTCACCGGGCAGCGCCCCGCCGATCACGGCACGGTCCTCTACGACGGCCGCGACCTGTACCGCGACTACGCCGAACTGCGGCACCGCATCGGCCTCGTACCGCAGGACGACATCCTGCACGCCCAGCTCACCGTGCGGCGCGCCCTCGCCTACGCCGCCGAGCTGCGCTTCCCGCAGGACACCGCGAAGGCCGAGCGCACGGCCCGCGTCGACGAGGTCATCCGCGAGCTGGGCCTCGAACAGCGCGCCAACCAGTCCATCCACAGCCTCTCCGGCGGCCAGCGTAAACGCGTCAGCGTGGCCCTCGAACTGCTCACCAAGCCCTCGCTGCTCTTCCTCGACGAGCCGACCTCCGGACTCGACCCCGGCATGGACCGGTCCGTGATGCACATGCTGCGCGACCTGGCCGACGACGGGCGGACCGTCGTCGTGGTCACGCACAGCGTGCTCAGCCTCGATGTCTGCGACCGGCTGCTGGTGCTCGCGGCCGGCGGCAGGGTCGCCTACTACGGGCCGCCCGGGGAGGCGCTCGCCTTCTTCGGCCACGAGGAGTGGCCGGAGGCGTTCGAGGCGTTCGAACGGGACCGCGACCGGGACTGGGCCGGCGACTACCGCGCCTCGCCCCAGCACCGGCGGTACATCGTCGACTCCTCCGCCCAGCCGCGCCTGCCCCGGGCCGGGGGCGACCCCGGTCCCGGCGCGGTGGCGCGGCCTCCCGAGCCGCAGAGCCGCAGCTCGCAGCTCGGCACACTCGTGCGCCGGTACGCGGCCGTGCTCGGCGCCGACCGGACGTTCCTCGCCATCATGGTCGCCCTGCCCTTCGTGATGGGCGCGATGGCCCGCGCGCTGGCGGGCGGCGCACTCACGCGGGAGACGGCGATGAACGCGCTGCTCATCCTCTGCGTCGGCGCGGTCCTGACCGGCGCGGCCAACGCCGTGCGCGAACTCGTCAAGGAACGCGTGATCTACCGGCGCGAGCGGGCCGTCGGCCTGTCCGGATCGGCGTACCTGATGTCCAAGGTCGTCGTCCTCGGTACGGTCACCGTGCTCCAGGCCGTCGTGCTGACCCTCGTGGCGCTGCTCGGCGTCGACCTGAACGCGCCCGGCGGGGAGGGAGCCGTCATGCCGCCACTCGCCGAGATCACGGCGGCCGTCGCGCTGCTCGCCTTCACCGCGATGATGCTGGGGCTGCTCGTCTCCGCGCTGGTACGCAAGGAGGAGGTCACGATGCCGCTGCTCGTCCTCCTCGCCATCGTCCAGGTGGTGTTCTGCGGCGCGCTGCTGAAACTTGACGGCGTTCCCGGCGTCGGGCAGCTGTCCTGGCTGGTGCCGTCGCGGTGGGCGCTCGGCGCGATGGCCGGCACGGTCGGGCTGGCCCGGCTCGTGCCGGGCGACCTGACGGCGGACCCGCTGTTCCGGCACTCGCCCGGTGTGTGGCTGCTCAACATGGGCATGCTCGTCGTCCTCTCGGCCGTCTTCGGCTGGGCGGTGGCCCGGCTGCTCAGACGGCACGAACCCGACGTCATGCGGAAGTAG
- a CDS encoding serine/threonine-protein kinase, whose translation MTAGDAGPHPGRPSDLVGGQVAGYRIEAEVGRGGMAVVYRAKDLRLDRTVALKLLAPELARNDTFRRRFTYESRVAAAIDHPHIVPVFEAGEADGVLYIAMRYVAGRDLRHLLDREGPPTVTAAVRIAVQVASALDAAHDHGLVHRDVKPGNILVAAGTDSDHPEHVYLTDFGLTKKSLSLTGFTTVGQFVGTLDYVAPEQISGRPVDGRCDVYSLACVVYETLTGRPPFLRDDDMALLWAHQYDVPPAIGGERGGPGGAVDAVLAKALAKRPDDRYGSCLAFVGALRAAVTGGSGPPAPPPGPPGWARPVFPGAVG comes from the coding sequence GTGACGGCGGGCGACGCGGGCCCGCACCCGGGGCGGCCCTCCGATCTCGTCGGCGGCCAGGTCGCCGGCTACCGGATCGAGGCCGAGGTGGGCCGCGGGGGCATGGCCGTCGTCTACCGGGCCAAGGACCTGCGCCTCGACCGCACCGTCGCCCTGAAACTGCTCGCCCCGGAACTCGCCCGCAACGACACGTTCCGCAGACGGTTCACCTACGAGTCACGGGTGGCCGCCGCGATCGACCACCCGCACATCGTGCCGGTCTTCGAGGCGGGCGAGGCGGACGGTGTGCTCTACATCGCCATGCGGTACGTCGCCGGGCGCGACCTGCGCCACCTGCTGGACCGGGAGGGGCCACCGACCGTCACGGCGGCCGTCCGCATCGCCGTCCAGGTGGCCTCCGCGCTGGACGCCGCCCATGACCACGGGCTGGTCCACCGGGACGTCAAACCCGGCAACATCCTGGTCGCGGCGGGCACCGACAGCGACCACCCCGAGCACGTCTACCTCACCGACTTCGGGCTGACCAAGAAGTCGCTGTCCCTGACCGGGTTCACGACCGTCGGCCAGTTCGTCGGCACGCTCGACTACGTGGCGCCCGAGCAGATCTCCGGGCGTCCGGTGGACGGCCGCTGCGACGTCTACAGCCTCGCCTGCGTCGTGTACGAGACCCTGACCGGCCGGCCGCCGTTCCTACGGGACGACGACATGGCGTTGCTGTGGGCGCACCAGTACGACGTGCCGCCGGCGATCGGCGGGGAGCGGGGCGGTCCCGGCGGCGCCGTCGATGCCGTCCTGGCGAAGGCCCTCGCCAAGCGTCCTGACGACCGCTACGGGTCCTGTCTCGCGTTCGTGGGTGCCCTGCGGGCGGCTGTGACGGGTGGGTCCGGGCCGCCGGCGCCCCCGCCCGGACCGCCGGGATGGGCTCGGCCCGTGTTTCCCGGAGCGGTGGGATGA
- a CDS encoding class I SAM-dependent methyltransferase → MIEPDFLRITRTAYDSLAARYAELFANGLTDFPLDRAMLGAFADFVRADGGGPVADLGCGPGHVTSLLHSLGLDASGVDLSEEMIAIARAARPDLRFKVGSMTALDIGDGSLGGVLARYSIIHTPPERLPEVFAEFHRVLAPGGHLLLAFQAHDDPAEPAESFDHKVALAYRWNTDHVATLLTGLGFAEKARLVRAPLESERPFPHAHVLLAKAPPA, encoded by the coding sequence ATGATCGAACCGGACTTCCTGCGCATCACCCGAACGGCCTACGACTCCCTGGCCGCCCGCTACGCCGAGCTCTTCGCGAACGGGCTGACGGACTTCCCCCTGGACCGGGCGATGCTCGGTGCGTTCGCCGACTTCGTACGGGCGGACGGCGGCGGTCCGGTCGCCGACCTGGGCTGCGGTCCGGGCCATGTGACCTCGTTGCTGCACTCACTGGGCCTGGACGCGTCCGGCGTGGACCTGTCGGAGGAGATGATCGCGATCGCCCGCGCGGCACGTCCCGACCTGCGGTTCAAGGTGGGCTCGATGACCGCGCTGGACATCGGGGACGGCAGTCTCGGCGGGGTGCTGGCCCGCTACTCGATCATCCACACTCCCCCGGAGCGGCTGCCGGAGGTGTTCGCGGAGTTCCACCGTGTACTGGCGCCCGGCGGTCATCTGCTGCTCGCGTTCCAGGCCCACGACGACCCCGCGGAGCCGGCCGAGTCCTTCGACCACAAGGTGGCCCTGGCCTACCGCTGGAACACCGACCATGTGGCCACGCTGCTGACCGGCCTGGGCTTCGCCGAGAAGGCCCGCCTGGTGCGGGCCCCGCTGGAGTCCGAACGCCCCTTCCCGCACGCCCATGTGCTCCTGGCCAAGGCGCCGCCCGCGTAG
- a CDS encoding streptophobe family protein has protein sequence MNLRTASDQAVARHGWARALATVLAGVIAMCAVAALGLWAAGATDLPGGAFPRVVVATLVVAVGGSVRFTGDAGAIAETRAALTVVPLSVTLTGALVVAAGFLRPLRRRAVAGAPELAGWAGRIAVLWLLALTALASAARRTFAVPLGEGTLADLGDLFGASAPRVGFEADMPVTLGFGLLWLLGVFVLALLVPPGAPLPPRLLRFQESVRPAAYAMAVLLLAYVVLGVVIALVVAVTRGHAAQTLAVVLLGLPNLVWPVFTIGLGATWEGRVEGPFGLPMPQVLDRVLRTPDLSALNLRTLAEQDGRVWWLVVVNAVLLLAVAFLMASRSPARTRARQHALHMAVALALTVLAVCLLGRIDAHYGLSLFGIGDAGGGLSGDLFLRPRLWGALGLALLWGLVAGFLGALLAARTRHHGESGKPGA, from the coding sequence GTGAACCTCCGGACAGCGTCTGACCAGGCAGTCGCCCGCCACGGCTGGGCCCGGGCCCTGGCGACGGTCCTCGCCGGGGTGATCGCCATGTGCGCGGTCGCCGCGCTCGGGCTGTGGGCGGCCGGGGCCACCGACCTGCCCGGCGGGGCGTTCCCCCGGGTCGTCGTCGCGACGCTGGTGGTGGCGGTCGGCGGCTCCGTGCGGTTCACGGGGGACGCCGGGGCGATCGCCGAGACCCGGGCGGCCCTCACCGTCGTCCCCCTTTCGGTGACGCTGACCGGAGCCCTGGTCGTCGCCGCCGGCTTCCTGCGGCCCCTGCGCCGCCGGGCCGTCGCCGGTGCGCCCGAACTGGCGGGCTGGGCCGGCCGGATCGCCGTCCTGTGGCTGCTCGCCCTGACGGCCCTCGCGTCGGCGGCCCGCCGGACCTTCGCGGTCCCGCTGGGCGAAGGCACGCTCGCCGACCTCGGTGACCTGTTCGGTGCCTCGGCGCCGCGGGTCGGCTTCGAGGCCGACATGCCGGTGACACTGGGCTTCGGTCTGCTGTGGCTGCTCGGAGTGTTCGTCCTCGCGCTGCTCGTCCCGCCCGGGGCGCCGCTCCCGCCCCGCCTCCTGCGGTTCCAGGAATCGGTGCGGCCGGCCGCGTACGCCATGGCCGTGCTGCTGCTCGCGTACGTCGTCCTGGGTGTGGTGATCGCCCTGGTGGTGGCCGTCACCCGGGGTCATGCCGCGCAGACGCTCGCCGTCGTCCTCCTCGGACTGCCGAACCTCGTCTGGCCCGTCTTCACGATCGGTCTGGGCGCGACCTGGGAAGGCCGTGTCGAGGGGCCCTTCGGGCTGCCGATGCCGCAGGTGCTGGACCGTGTGCTGCGTACGCCCGACCTCTCGGCCCTGAACCTGCGCACGCTCGCCGAGCAGGACGGGAGGGTGTGGTGGCTGGTGGTCGTGAACGCGGTCCTGCTGCTCGCCGTCGCGTTCCTGATGGCGTCCCGCTCACCGGCCCGGACGCGGGCCCGGCAGCACGCCCTGCACATGGCGGTCGCGCTCGCGCTCACCGTGCTCGCCGTCTGTCTCCTCGGCCGGATCGACGCGCACTACGGTCTGTCGCTGTTCGGCATCGGGGACGCCGGCGGGGGTCTGTCCGGCGACCTCTTCCTGCGCCCGCGGCTGTGGGGCGCCCTCGGCCTCGCCCTGCTCTGGGGCCTGGTCGCCGGCTTCCTGGGCGCGCTCCTGGCCGCCCGGACGCGTCATCACGGCGAGTCGGGGAAACCCGGGGCCTGA
- a CDS encoding DUF6777 domain-containing protein, with protein sequence MSVEPPSSGRPTGPPSGPLSGPAGSPGPSSSAPADSGGPGAGGAGGPGEPGGPGGSSQGGAGGGGRGPGRPWWRSAPRVAVIAAAVVVAVVLAVVLTRPDRSSDDSSSATTSDGEVFLQPAGEAGPDPFTGSTARDGSAAPVTPSPADTSGSGQVTRGVDGSAPGLYGGTRKVAACDVEKQIAALRRAPDKNRAFASALDLGPSSVPAYLRALTPVQLRMDTRVTNHGYRDGRPAGYQAVLQAGTAVLVDDRGVPRVRCACGNPLLPPVALKTTPRTTGDSWPSYRPSDVVVVSPAAQVVDVFVIFDPDSGDWFTRHKGDTGDEDRRTDPPAGRPSPSVSPAPSSDSPSACASAPDGSAGPCPPASSSDTPASPSSPSAETGSPSSGQPSENSSAPAPDDGSGTTTEPAG encoded by the coding sequence GTGAGCGTCGAACCGCCGTCGTCCGGCCGCCCCACAGGACCGCCTTCCGGCCCCTTGTCGGGACCGGCCGGTTCCCCGGGCCCGTCGAGTTCCGCCCCTGCAGACTCCGGCGGACCGGGAGCCGGGGGTGCGGGCGGACCCGGCGAGCCCGGTGGACCCGGTGGGTCCAGCCAGGGTGGTGCGGGCGGTGGCGGCAGGGGTCCGGGCCGGCCCTGGTGGAGGTCGGCGCCGCGCGTCGCCGTCATCGCCGCCGCGGTCGTCGTCGCCGTGGTCCTGGCGGTCGTCCTCACCCGTCCCGACCGCTCCTCCGACGACTCCTCCTCCGCCACCACCTCGGACGGTGAGGTCTTCCTGCAGCCGGCGGGCGAGGCGGGCCCCGACCCGTTCACCGGGTCGACGGCGCGGGACGGCTCCGCGGCGCCCGTGACGCCCTCGCCCGCGGACACCTCCGGATCGGGTCAGGTGACGCGGGGCGTGGACGGTTCGGCACCCGGCCTCTACGGCGGGACACGGAAGGTGGCCGCCTGCGACGTCGAGAAGCAGATCGCGGCACTGCGGCGGGCTCCGGACAAGAACCGGGCGTTCGCCTCGGCGCTGGACCTCGGGCCCTCCTCGGTGCCCGCGTACCTGCGCGCGCTCACCCCCGTACAGCTGCGGATGGACACCCGCGTCACCAACCACGGCTACCGCGACGGGAGGCCGGCCGGATACCAGGCGGTCCTGCAGGCCGGTACCGCGGTCCTCGTCGACGACCGCGGTGTGCCCAGGGTGCGGTGCGCCTGCGGCAATCCGCTGCTGCCGCCGGTCGCCCTGAAGACCACGCCGAGGACGACCGGTGACTCCTGGCCCTCCTACCGGCCTTCGGACGTCGTGGTCGTCTCGCCCGCGGCCCAGGTCGTCGACGTCTTCGTGATCTTCGATCCGGACAGCGGCGACTGGTTCACCCGGCACAAGGGCGACACCGGGGACGAGGACCGCAGGACCGACCCTCCGGCCGGCCGGCCGTCCCCGTCGGTGAGTCCGGCGCCGTCGTCGGACTCACCGTCCGCCTGCGCGTCCGCACCGGACGGCTCGGCGGGCCCGTGCCCTCCGGCCTCCTCGTCGGACACCCCCGCGTCGCCTTCGTCGCCGTCCGCGGAGACCGGGTCGCCCTCGTCCGGACAGCCGTCGGAGAACTCCTCCGCGCCTGCGCCCGACGACGGGTCCGGCACGACGACGGAGCCGGCCGGGTGA
- a CDS encoding epoxide hydrolase family protein, with protein MTSPYDDRVRPFRIDVPQAELDDLHARLDRTRWPDKLPGVGWAYGIPLAYLRELVEYWRHSYDWRAAEARLNAWPQFTTVIDGATLHFAHIRSPEPDATPLVVTHGWPGSIAEFLEVAGPLTDPRAHGGDPADAFHLVLPSIPGFGLSGPTRDTGWEFRRVAAAFAVLMDRLGYRRFGAQGGDWGAAISRELGRTHPGRVIGVHLNLLPGAHATTEPTPGELAPLSRRERERTLASFHRHQEWTRERQGYADLQSTRPQTLAYGLTDSPVGQLAWIAEKFKEWTDSDERPEDAVDRDQLLTNVMLYWLTGTAGSSARIYYERAHADGGGAPAQPSTAPTALAVFPHDNFIPLRHHADRTDTIVRWTEFDRGGHFAAMEEPDLLVGDVRAFFAQLRQDGGAP; from the coding sequence ATGACCTCCCCGTACGACGACCGTGTCCGGCCCTTCCGTATCGACGTCCCGCAGGCCGAGCTCGACGACCTGCACGCGCGCCTGGACCGCACGCGGTGGCCGGACAAACTGCCGGGCGTGGGCTGGGCCTACGGAATTCCACTCGCCTACCTGCGGGAGCTCGTGGAGTACTGGCGGCACTCCTACGACTGGCGCGCGGCGGAGGCCCGGCTCAACGCGTGGCCGCAGTTCACCACGGTGATCGACGGGGCGACCCTCCACTTCGCGCACATCCGCTCGCCGGAGCCCGACGCCACCCCGCTGGTCGTCACGCACGGCTGGCCCGGCTCGATCGCCGAGTTCCTGGAGGTGGCGGGCCCTCTGACCGATCCGCGCGCCCACGGCGGTGATCCCGCCGACGCCTTCCACCTGGTGCTGCCGAGCATTCCCGGGTTCGGCCTGTCGGGGCCCACCCGGGACACCGGCTGGGAGTTCCGCCGCGTGGCCGCCGCGTTCGCCGTGCTCATGGACCGGCTCGGCTACCGGCGGTTCGGGGCGCAGGGCGGCGACTGGGGCGCGGCGATCTCGCGCGAGCTGGGCCGTACCCACCCCGGCCGGGTGATCGGCGTGCATCTGAACCTCCTGCCGGGCGCCCACGCCACCACCGAGCCGACCCCCGGGGAACTGGCGCCGCTCAGCCGCCGGGAACGCGAGCGGACCCTCGCCTCGTTCCACCGCCACCAGGAGTGGACCCGCGAACGACAGGGATACGCGGATCTGCAGTCGACGCGGCCGCAGACCCTCGCGTACGGACTCACGGACTCACCCGTCGGGCAGCTGGCGTGGATCGCGGAGAAGTTCAAGGAGTGGACGGACTCGGACGAGCGCCCCGAGGACGCGGTCGACCGGGACCAGTTGCTGACCAATGTGATGCTGTACTGGCTCACCGGCACGGCCGGTTCGTCCGCGCGGATCTACTACGAGCGTGCGCACGCCGACGGCGGGGGCGCGCCGGCGCAGCCGTCGACGGCACCGACCGCGCTCGCCGTCTTCCCCCACGACAACTTCATCCCGCTGCGGCACCACGCGGACCGCACGGACACCATCGTGCGCTGGACGGAGTTCGACCGCGGCGGCCACTTCGCGGCCATGGAGGAACCGGACCTGCTCGTCGGGGACGTACGGGCGTTCTTCGCCCAGCTGCGGCAGGACGGCGGCGCCCCCTGA
- a CDS encoding VOC family protein, giving the protein MSTDGFTTCLWFDGQAEEAADFYVSLFENSERGRTVRATEAGPGPAGSVVTVDFVANGQKFVGLNGGPEFTFTEAVSFQIDCADQTEVDFYSRALVEGGGEQGPCGWVKDRFGVSWQVVPARLTEMISDPDRARAGRAMGAMLTMHKLDIAALERAYAGE; this is encoded by the coding sequence ATGAGCACCGACGGATTCACCACGTGTCTCTGGTTCGACGGGCAGGCCGAGGAGGCCGCGGACTTCTACGTCTCGCTCTTCGAGAACTCCGAGCGGGGAAGGACCGTCCGTGCCACGGAGGCCGGGCCCGGGCCCGCCGGTTCCGTGGTCACCGTCGACTTCGTGGCCAACGGCCAGAAGTTCGTCGGACTGAACGGCGGACCGGAGTTCACGTTCACCGAGGCCGTCTCCTTCCAGATCGACTGCGCGGACCAGACCGAGGTGGACTTCTACTCGCGCGCGCTCGTCGAGGGCGGCGGCGAGCAGGGCCCCTGCGGCTGGGTGAAGGACAGGTTCGGCGTCTCCTGGCAGGTCGTGCCGGCCAGGCTGACCGAGATGATCAGCGATCCGGACCGGGCGAGGGCGGGCCGCGCCATGGGCGCGATGCTGACGATGCACAAGCTCGACATCGCGGCCCTGGAGAGGGCCTACGCCGGGGAGTGA
- a CDS encoding ABC transporter substrate-binding protein gives MPDIHHPGRRSVLAAAAAGGASLGASWLLTGCTGATAAPALPKGAKGGTPDRGGTLRIARPPASEAETLDPASSLSAYEYLGALYNRLVRIGANGDLAPDLAESWEPDARARTWTFRIRKGVTFHDGRELTSADAAYTLRHILDKKTASPQAAVLAPLIDPAKLRTPDAHTLVVPLKTPNAEFPSLLTHYNCYVIPDGSARGIGRTGIGTGPFELESFAPAGPGRITAFKDHWAGRPVLDAIDFYSVADMSARSNALLAGQVDLLSQTNLDFATARVVAASDRATIARVENAQWYVLPMLTTEKPFTDVRVRQAMKLAYDPEHVVKVALQGAGTAGWDNPVPPSDPAHLAAHPEHDPDQARHLLKKAGHEGLTVDLYTSSYDPVFTPMALAYQDSAARAGIRVRVKTASADSYYTQIWMKKPLMATYWYTGRPVDQLFTQVFRSGSSYNETAWSDKEFDALLDRARQETDDERRRELYGEAQTFVVEKGGAMTPMFADRLVGISRKVRGYAEHGFEFDYLGIGLKGA, from the coding sequence ATGCCCGACATCCATCACCCGGGACGGCGCTCCGTCCTCGCCGCGGCAGCGGCGGGCGGCGCGTCGCTCGGTGCGTCCTGGCTGCTCACCGGCTGCACGGGCGCCACGGCCGCCCCCGCCCTGCCCAAGGGCGCCAAGGGGGGCACGCCCGACCGCGGCGGAACCCTGCGCATCGCCCGGCCGCCCGCCTCCGAGGCCGAGACCCTGGACCCCGCGAGCTCCCTGTCCGCGTACGAATACCTCGGCGCCCTCTACAACCGGCTGGTCCGCATCGGCGCGAACGGCGACCTCGCACCCGACCTCGCCGAGTCCTGGGAACCGGACGCCAGGGCGCGCACCTGGACCTTCCGCATCCGCAAGGGCGTGACCTTCCACGACGGCCGCGAACTCACCTCCGCCGACGCCGCGTACACCCTGCGCCACATCCTCGACAAGAAGACGGCGTCCCCGCAGGCCGCCGTCCTGGCCCCACTCATCGACCCGGCGAAGCTGCGGACCCCCGACGCGCACACCCTCGTCGTACCGCTGAAAACGCCCAACGCGGAGTTCCCGAGCCTCCTCACGCACTACAACTGCTATGTCATCCCCGACGGCAGCGCCCGCGGCATCGGCCGTACCGGCATCGGCACCGGACCGTTCGAGCTGGAGTCGTTCGCGCCCGCCGGGCCCGGCCGGATCACCGCGTTCAAGGACCACTGGGCGGGCCGGCCGGTCCTGGACGCCATCGACTTCTACTCCGTCGCCGACATGTCGGCCCGCTCCAACGCCCTGCTCGCCGGGCAGGTCGACCTCCTCTCGCAGACCAACCTGGACTTCGCGACCGCCCGCGTCGTCGCCGCCTCCGACCGCGCGACGATCGCCCGCGTCGAGAACGCCCAGTGGTACGTCCTGCCGATGCTCACCACGGAGAAGCCCTTCACCGACGTACGCGTGCGGCAGGCGATGAAACTGGCCTACGACCCCGAGCACGTGGTGAAGGTCGCTCTGCAGGGCGCGGGCACAGCCGGCTGGGACAACCCCGTGCCGCCCAGCGACCCGGCCCACCTGGCCGCCCACCCCGAGCACGACCCGGACCAGGCCCGCCACCTGCTGAAGAAGGCAGGCCACGAGGGTCTGACGGTCGACCTCTACACCTCCTCGTACGACCCGGTCTTCACGCCCATGGCCCTCGCCTACCAGGACTCGGCCGCGCGGGCCGGGATCCGCGTCCGGGTGAAGACGGCCTCGGCGGACTCGTACTACACGCAGATCTGGATGAAGAAGCCGCTCATGGCCACCTACTGGTACACCGGCAGACCCGTCGACCAGCTGTTCACGCAGGTCTTCCGCAGCGGCTCCTCCTACAACGAGACCGCCTGGTCGGACAAGGAGTTCGACGCGCTGCTCGACCGGGCCAGGCAGGAGACCGACGACGAACGGCGGCGCGAACTGTACGGCGAGGCGCAGACCTTCGTCGTCGAGAAGGGCGGGGCGATGACCCCGATGTTCGCCGACCGGCTCGTCGGCATCTCGCGGAAGGTACGCGGATACGCCGAGCACGGCTTCGAGTTCGACTACCTCGGCATCGGCCTTAAGGGAGCCTGA
- a CDS encoding ABC transporter permease produces MLSFIARRVLAAAGTLVLSSVLVFLAVQALPGDVATQVLGKDATPDAVAALREKLGLGRPAWERYADWIGGALHGDFGSSLVSGKAVGGEVGMYLGNSALIALVTVLFAVTGSIVLGILAGLYRDRWPDHLISTVSLVGMSVPEFVVATVLVLCFSVALPWFPAVVLYGPEATVGQLMPAVWLPALALAIVMAAYIVRMARTSVIDVMASEYVTTARLKGLSTWRVVTRHALPSALLPTLHVIALNVAWLAGGVAVVENVFNYPGIGKLMLASVQNRDLPVIQAIALISAVVYVVCNLAADLGAMALNPKLRTRGRTR; encoded by the coding sequence ATGCTCTCGTTCATCGCCCGCCGCGTCCTCGCCGCCGCCGGCACGCTCGTCCTCTCCTCCGTCCTGGTCTTCCTCGCCGTCCAGGCCCTGCCCGGCGACGTCGCCACCCAGGTCCTCGGCAAGGACGCGACCCCCGACGCGGTCGCCGCCCTCCGCGAGAAGCTGGGGCTCGGCCGGCCGGCCTGGGAGCGGTACGCCGACTGGATCGGCGGCGCCCTGCACGGCGACTTCGGATCCTCCCTCGTGTCCGGCAAGGCGGTCGGCGGCGAAGTCGGCATGTACCTCGGCAACTCCGCGCTCATCGCCCTGGTGACCGTCCTGTTCGCCGTCACCGGCTCGATCGTCCTCGGCATCCTCGCCGGCCTCTACCGCGACCGCTGGCCCGACCACCTCATCTCCACGGTCAGCCTGGTCGGCATGAGCGTCCCCGAGTTCGTCGTCGCCACGGTCCTTGTGCTCTGCTTCTCGGTGGCCCTGCCCTGGTTCCCCGCGGTCGTCCTGTACGGCCCCGAGGCGACCGTCGGCCAGCTCATGCCCGCAGTGTGGCTGCCCGCCCTCGCACTCGCGATCGTGATGGCCGCGTACATCGTCCGGATGGCCCGCACGTCCGTCATCGACGTCATGGCGAGCGAGTACGTCACCACCGCCCGCCTCAAGGGTCTGTCGACCTGGCGGGTCGTCACCCGGCACGCCCTGCCGAGTGCCCTGCTGCCGACCCTGCACGTCATCGCCCTGAACGTCGCCTGGCTCGCGGGCGGGGTCGCCGTCGTCGAGAACGTCTTCAACTACCCCGGCATCGGAAAGCTGATGCTCGCCTCCGTCCAGAACCGGGACCTGCCCGTCATCCAGGCCATCGCACTGATCAGCGCGGTCGTGTACGTCGTCTGCAACCTGGCCGCCGACCTCGGCGCCATGGCCCTCAACCCCAAGCTCCGTACGCGTGGGAGGACCCGATGA